The proteins below come from a single Solea solea chromosome 6, fSolSol10.1, whole genome shotgun sequence genomic window:
- the emc3 gene encoding ER membrane protein complex subunit 3 yields MAEPELLLDSNIRLWVVLPIVFITFLVGVIRHYVSILLQSDKKLTLEQVSDSQVLIRSRILRENGKYIPKQSFLMRKFFFNSQEDGFFKKTKRKVVPPSPMTDPSMLTDMMKGNVTNVLPMILIGGWINWTFSGFVTTKVPFPLTLRFKPMLQQGIELLSLDASWVSSASWYFLNVFGLRSMYSLILGQDNGADQSRIMQDQMSGAAMAMPADTNKAFKAEWEALELTDHQWALESVEEDLMSRELDFDGMFSKELPSGIF; encoded by the exons ATGGCAGAGCCGGAGCTTCTGCTGGACTCCAATATCCGACTATGGGTGGTATTGCCCATTGTCTTCATAACCTTTCTTGTTGGGGTGATACGGCATTATGTCTCCATTCTTCTTCAGAGTGACAAGAAGCTGACTCTAGAACAGGTTTCTGACAG CCAGGTTCTTATTCGGAGCAGAATTCTcagagaaaatggaaaatacatTCCCAAGCAG TCCTTTTTGATGAGGAAGTTTTTCTTCAATAGTCAAGAAGATGGATTTTTCAAGAAGACCAAAAGAAAGGTTGTTCCACCCTCTCCAATGACAG aTCCCAGCATGCTGACAGACATGATGAAAGGCAACGTCACCAATGTGCTTCCCATGATCCTTATTGGAGGCTGGATCAACTGgacattttcaggatttgttACAA CTAAGGTTCCGTTCCCTCTTACGCTGCGCTTCAAGCCCATGCTGCAGCAAGGAATAGAGCTACTCTCGCTGGATGCATCctg GGTGAGCTCAGCATCGTGGTATTTCCTGAATGTGTTTGGACTTCGAAGCATGTACTCGTTAATTCTGGGCCAAGATAATG GCGCAGACCAGTCGAGGATTATGCAGGACCAGATGAGTGGTGCTGCCATGGCCATGCCTGCAGATACAAATAAAGCATTTAAG GCTGAATGGGAGGCACTGGAACTGACTGACCATCAGTGGGCGCTGGAGAGCGTTGAGGAGGATCTGATGAGCAGGGAGCTGGACTTTGATGGCATGTTTAGCAAAGAGCTGCCAAGCGGCATCTTCTGA
- the usp4 gene encoding ubiquitin carboxyl-terminal hydrolase 4 has translation MMAEGGGPESGGAADSDAEPVAAQMPTPSTESQKQTVGSLLKTNLRKGDEWYLIDSRWFKQWKKYVGFDSWDMYNVGERSLYPGPIDNSGLFSDQETQTLKEHLIDELDYVLVPTEAWNKLVSWYGCLEGQRPIARKVVEHGMFVKHCKVEVYLLELNLCENDNMDNVVTRHFSKADTIDIIEKEMRMLFNIPSEKETRLWNKYMSNTYEQLNKPDSTVQDAGLFQGQVLVIERKNEDGTWPRQASHPKSSTTPSRNFTTSPKPSSYSSASISSTLANGDSSCSPGYTLNNSTSSGNRLGGYNSYSSSYNYRESQSQPGLCGLSNLGNTCFMNSALQCLSNASPLTEYFLNDQYEAEINRDNPLGMRGEIAEAYADLVKQMWMSRSSYVAPRTFKTQVGRFAPQFSGYQQQDSQELLAFLLDGLHEDLNRVKKKPYLALRDAEGRPDEIVAKEAWTNHRLRNDSIIVDIFHGLFKSTLVCPECAKVSVTFDPFCYLTLPLPMKKDRTMEVFLVRSDPQSRPTQHRVIVPKLGNVTDLCNAMSKLCGIPSENMVVTDVYNHRFHKVYRRDENLNQIMEKDDIFMYEVQEENSERMNLPVYFRERHSKHAANSTSTMLFGQPLLITVPRHNLVADVLYEKILERIGRYVKLPQSPGTESRASASVASCSQAPECSTSTSVNAGLSGCGSPLSDGASCSASSSNGSNHSGTCNETNGTYDGDEEAMDHQVSPEPQNGQSEEEEEETTSDLENGSNKVESKAKKSTAPAKLFTFSIVNSYGTANISPLPCDGNVLKLNPHSTVAIDWDNESKKLCYDEQEAEAYEKHESMIQPQKKKATVALRECIELFTTMETLGEHDPWYCPTCKKHQQATKKFDLWSLPRILVVHLKRFSYNRCWRDKLDTVVDFPIRDLNMSEFVCDPKAGPYVYDLIAVSNHYGGMGGGHYTAYGKNKMDGNWFYFDDSSVSSATEDQIVTKAAYVLFYQRRDEESPSKPQPSASLGGAPEAAEDHMDTN, from the exons ATGATGGCCGAGGGAGGCGGACCCGAGTCGGGTGGCGCGGCAGACTCAGACGCGGAGCCGGTAGCCGCACAGATGCCAACCCCTTCGACCGAGAGTCAAAAACAGACTGTTGGATCTCTTTTGAAAACTAATCTAAGGAAAGGCGACGAATG GTATCTAATAGACAGCAGGTGGTTCAAACAATGGAAGAAGTATGTGGGATTTGACAGCTGGGACATGTACAATGTAGGAGAAAGAAGCCTCTATCCAGGACCAATTGACAACTCTGGGCTGTTTTCag ACCAGGAAACTCAGACCCTGAAAGAGCACCTTATAGATGAGCTCGATTATGTCCTTGTACCCACCGAGGCATGGAATAAGCTTGTCAGCTGGTACGGCTGCCTTGAGGGTCAGAGACCAATTGCCAGGAAG GTGGTTGAACATGGTATGTTTGTGAAGCACTGTAAAGTGGAGGTCTATCTGCTGGAGCTGAATCTGTGTGAGAATGACAACATGGACAATGTTGTCACACGCCATTTTAGTAAGGCTGATACTATAG acatAATAGAGAAGGAGATGAGAATGCTGTTCAATATCCCATCAGAGAAGGAGACACGGCTCTGGAACAAATACATGAGCAACACCTATGAGCAGCTGAACAAGCCTGACAGCACTGTGCAGGATGCTGGTCTGTTCCAGGGGCAG GTGCTTGTGATAGAGCGAAAGAACGAGGATGGCACGTGGCCCAGACAAGCGTCTCATCCCAA ATCAAGTACAACCCCATCCAGGAATTTCACTACCTCCCCCAAACCCTCCTCTTACTCATCAGCCAGTATCTCCTCAACATTAGCCAACGGAGACAGCAGCTGTAGCCCTGGATATACACTCAATAACAGCACGTCCTCCGGGAACAG ATTGGGGGGCTACAACTCGTATAGCTCCTCCTACAACTACAGGGAGTCCCAGTCGCAGCCTGGCCTTTGTGGTCTCAGTAATTTGGGCAACACGTGCTTCATGAACTCTGCCCTCCAG TGCCTGAGCAACGCATCACCACTCACAGAGTACTTCCTCAATGACCAGTATGAGGCCGAGATTAACCGCGATAACCCATTGGGAATGAGAGGCGAGATAGCCGAAGCCTATGCTGATCTAGTGAAGCAGATGTGGATGAGCCGTAGCAGCTATGTGGCCCCACGCACCTTTAAA ACCCAGGTCGGACGCTTTGCCCCCCAGTTTTCAGGCTACCAGCAGCAGGACTCGCAGGAGCTGTTGGCCTTCCTGCTGGACGGACTACATGAAGATCTAAACCGTGTCAAGAAGAAGCCTTATCTGGCCCTGAGGGATGCAGAGGGCCGTCCAGATGAG ATTGTTGCTAAGGAAGCCTGGACAAACCACCGTTTGCGCAATGACTCCATTATAGTAGATATTTTCCATGGCCTCTTCAAATCCACGTTGGTTTGCCCAGAGTGCGCCAAGGTGTCCGTCACCTTTGACCCATTCTGCTACCTCACACTACCTCTGCCCATGAAGAAGGACCGCACCATGGAGGTTTTCCTGGTGCGATCAGACCCTCAGTCGAGACCCACGCAG CATCGAGTGATCGTCCCCAAACTGGGTAACGTGACAGACCTGTGCAATGCTATGTCCAAGCTCTGTGGTATCCCTTCAGAAAAT ATGGTGGTGACGGATGTTTACAATCACAGGTTCCATAAAGTTTATCGACGGGACGAGAACCTCAACCAAATCATGGAGAAGGACGACATCTTCAT GTATGAGGTACAGGAGGAGAACAGCGAGAGGATGAACCTGCCTGTGTACTTCAGGGAGCGCCATTCGAAACACGCCGCAAACTCCACGAGCACCATGCTGTTCGGCCAGCCTTTGCTCATCACTGTGCCCAGGCACAACCTCGTAGCAGATGTTCTGTATGAAAAGATCCTGGAGAGAATTGG GCGTTATGTTAAACTACCCCAGAGCCCCGGCACTGAAAGCAGGGCCTCGGCCTCCGTTGCCAGCTGCAGCCAGGCACCAGAATGTTCCACATCTACAAGTGTCAATGCCGGCCTGAGTGGCTGTGGCAGCCCCCTGTCCGATGGAGCCTCCTGCAGTGCCAGCTCCAGTAACGGCAGCAACCACTCGGGGACCTGCAATGAAACTAACGGGACATACGATG GTGATGAGGAGGCCATGGACCACCAGGTGAGCCCAGAACCGCAGAACGGCCAgtcagaagaagaggaggaggagacgacgtCTGACTTGGAGAACGGGTCGAATAAAGTAGAGAGCAAAGCAAAGAAAAGCACCGCGCCGGCCAAGCTCTTCACGTTCAGCATCGTCAACTCTTACGGAACAGCCAATATCAGCCCGCTTCCTTGCGATGGAAATGTCCTCAAGCTAAATC CACATTCCACAGTGGCCATCGACTGGGACAACGAGTCAAAGAAGTTGTGCTACGATGAACAGGAAGCCGAG GCTTATGAGAAGCACGAGAGCATGATCCAGCCTCAGAAAAAGAAAGCCACCGTGGCCCTGAGGGAGTGCATCGAACTCTTCACCACCATGGAGACTCTCGGAGAACACGATCCATG GTATTGTCCCACGTGTAAGAAACACCAGCAGGCCACAAAAAAGTTTGACCTGTGGTCGCTGCCTCGCATTCTGGTCGTTCACTTGAAGCGTTTCTCATACAATCGGTGTTGGAGGGACAAGCTGGACACGGTGGTGGACTTTCCCATAAG AGATCTGAACATGTCAGAGTTCGTGTGTGACCCTAAGGCCGGCCCTTACGTATATGACCTCATCGCCGTGTCAAACCACTACGGAGGAATGGGAGGTGGTC